A genomic window from Actinomycetota bacterium includes:
- the glpX gene encoding class II fructose-bisphosphatase has product MEARADGEAPDRNLALELVRVTEAAAMAASRKMGFGDKEAVDQAAVDAMRHVLGSVSMTGVVVIGEGEKDNAPMLYNGEEIGDGTLPEVDIAVDPVDGTTLTANGMPNAISVVALSDRGTMFDPGPCVYMEKLVVGPEAADAVDFEAPLALNLRLVAKAKGAHVGDLTVCILDRPRHEDLIRQIRQAGARVKLITDGDVAGAIMAAREGTGVDMLVGIGGTPEAVIAACALKCLDGAMYGRLWPRNDEERRAALDAGYDLDKVLDIDDLVRGDNVFFAATGVTDGEFLRGVRFDRRGALTQSLSMRSKSGTSRQIDARHQLSKLSRYASIDYG; this is encoded by the coding sequence ATGGAAGCTCGAGCCGACGGCGAGGCCCCCGACCGCAACCTGGCCCTCGAGCTCGTCCGGGTCACCGAGGCGGCCGCCATGGCCGCGTCCCGGAAGATGGGCTTCGGCGACAAGGAGGCCGTCGACCAGGCGGCCGTCGACGCCATGCGCCACGTGCTCGGCTCGGTCTCGATGACCGGGGTGGTGGTGATCGGCGAGGGCGAGAAGGACAACGCCCCCATGCTCTACAACGGCGAGGAGATCGGCGACGGCACCCTGCCCGAGGTCGACATCGCCGTCGACCCGGTCGACGGGACCACCCTGACCGCCAACGGCATGCCGAACGCGATCTCGGTCGTGGCCCTGTCGGACCGCGGCACCATGTTCGACCCGGGACCGTGCGTCTACATGGAGAAGCTGGTGGTCGGCCCGGAGGCGGCCGACGCGGTCGACTTCGAGGCGCCGCTGGCCCTCAACCTGCGCCTGGTCGCCAAGGCCAAGGGCGCGCACGTCGGCGACCTGACCGTGTGCATCCTCGACCGGCCCCGCCACGAGGACCTGATCCGCCAGATCCGCCAGGCCGGGGCCCGGGTCAAGCTGATCACCGACGGCGACGTGGCGGGGGCGATCATGGCCGCCCGGGAGGGCACCGGGGTCGACATGCTGGTCGGGATCGGCGGGACGCCCGAGGCGGTGATCGCCGCCTGCGCCCTCAAGTGCCTCGACGGGGCCATGTATGGCCGCCTGTGGCCGCGCAACGACGAAGAACGCCGGGCCGCCCTTGACGCCGGCTACGACCTCGACAAGGTCCTGGACATCGACGACCTGGTCCGGGGCGACAACGTGTTCTTCGCCGCCACCGGCGTCACCGACGGCGAGTTCCTGCGCGGGGTCCGCTTCGACCGCCGCGGCGCCCTCACCCAGTCGCTGTCGATGCGCTCCAAGTCCGGCACCTCCCGGCAGATCGACGCCCGCCACCAGCTGTCCAAGCTGAGCCGCTACGCATCGATC
- a CDS encoding cation diffusion facilitator family transporter, whose translation MGGSHGHGHGHSHTPVPLAGSAAGEDEGLRAVKLSAAGLGLTAAVQFAFVAASGSVALLADGLHNLGDVFTTVTLWIAFRVGRRQPDRGYTFGYARAEDVAGVLVVLAIAASAVVAAAESLAKLAGDVPPLRNPGWALAAAFAGVAGNEAVAQYKLRVGRRINSVPLEADGQHSRVDGLASLAAAAGIAGAWAGWPAADPLAGLLLSAVIGWVLVGTTRDVLARLLDRVDPEVIDEVERAAGSVAGVEAVHAARARWVGRSLHVLVHVEVDPDLPLRAAHDLGEQVRHAIFHALPGVAAVDLHLDPAGVDEHESHGHTLHHRDQGSR comes from the coding sequence GTGGGCGGCAGCCACGGTCACGGGCACGGCCACAGCCACACCCCTGTGCCGCTGGCCGGCTCGGCCGCCGGTGAGGACGAGGGGCTGCGGGCGGTCAAGCTGTCGGCCGCCGGCCTCGGGCTGACCGCCGCCGTCCAGTTCGCCTTCGTGGCCGCCAGCGGCTCGGTCGCCCTGCTCGCCGACGGCCTCCACAACCTGGGCGACGTGTTCACCACCGTCACCCTCTGGATCGCCTTCCGGGTCGGGCGGCGCCAGCCGGACCGCGGCTACACCTTCGGGTACGCCAGGGCCGAGGACGTCGCCGGGGTGCTGGTGGTCCTGGCCATCGCCGCCTCGGCGGTGGTCGCCGCCGCCGAGTCGCTGGCCAAGCTGGCCGGGGACGTGCCGCCGCTGCGCAACCCCGGCTGGGCGCTGGCCGCGGCGTTCGCCGGGGTGGCCGGCAACGAGGCCGTGGCCCAGTACAAGCTCCGGGTCGGCCGGCGGATCAACTCGGTCCCGCTGGAGGCCGACGGCCAGCACTCGCGGGTCGACGGGCTGGCCAGCCTGGCCGCCGCGGCCGGGATCGCCGGGGCCTGGGCCGGCTGGCCGGCCGCCGACCCGCTGGCCGGCCTGCTGCTGTCGGCCGTGATCGGCTGGGTGCTGGTCGGGACCACCCGCGACGTGCTCGCCCGGCTGCTCGACCGGGTCGACCCGGAGGTCATCGACGAGGTCGAGCGGGCGGCCGGGTCGGTCGCCGGGGTCGAGGCCGTGCACGCGGCCCGGGCCCGCTGGGTGGGCCGGTCCCTGCATGTCCTGGTCCACGTCGAGGTCGACCCCGACCTGCCCCTGCGGGCCGCCCACGACCTCGGCGAGCAGGTCCGCCACGCCATCTTCCACGCCCTCCCCGGCGTGGCCGCGGTCGACCTGCACCTGGACCCGGCCGGGGTCGACGAGCACGAGAGCCACGGCCACACCCTCCACCACCGCGATCAGGGCAGCCGGTAG